acgcgtccAACACTCTgccaggtggtcgctgaataaaactcccacTCCCACGGAACAAAGttggcattaggctactttcataTGACCAGTGTTTGTAACAGCTACCGCATGAATATGGATAGCCTAaaacttagctatttgcagctccctaaatacaacGGCAAGCAGTTTTATAAACGATCATTAAGCAttaaaaaaagtagcctacctatCTATCATTTGTGTTTTCCATTTGGACCCACAAACTTGCTTCCACCTTCAAAGTGTATGGCAATATTTCAGCTAAGTCAAACAGTTAAAAGATGCTTTGAAAGTTTAAAGTTTACTGTTGTCTTGAAGAGCAGGCTTTCAGCACTCTGCtcgtgggggaggggcagtctgcacgtgaattgcagcgtctccagcaacacagAGCTGCTTGTGGACGCCTGTATGTAAATAATGCGGGGAAAAAACTATCGGGCGAATGCAGCGGCTTATCGGCCGATGCCGATACACGTAAAAACGCAAATATCGGCCCGATATATCGgccggccgatatatcggtcgatccctaatatttttaatgaaaacacgttgctcacaattattggcacccctagaaaatCTTATGtacaaaacctaacagaagcatttccctatctaatttcaacttTAAGTTAATCAGTGTCTGTGAACTTCCAGAGGTACTTCATCcctaaagtatgaaaataaagtgacagaggctaaatcctctcGTCATTTTTTAACatcagaaagacaagagaatacactaaatttaaataaaaagaaagtgtgttgacatttgtaagtcagggaATGTTTATaaaaactaggtactttgttgtaaatgcctatatttacagttaaaacaatgattgaatggttctaatcaactggaaatgtgacacAAATGCTTGGACAAGGACCCATGGTTAACTTGCCCCCACGGCAAGAGGATGGTAAGAGTTAGACAAAGGTGTCATCTTGGGGTCATCAAGTCCCACAAACAAttttcaaaagtgacctcactgctaatagcttatttagagggcatgctaGGTAAACCacctgtccagtcatttaattaccaatgtaaacagcaggagttactgaatagtacagtgactttgtctggagtgtggtctattgtcagatgaaatgaaaattgcgctCTTTGGCTAGGAACACTTTAGGTGTACATTgaagaatgactatactgaaaagaaccccatacctaatgagaattatggtggaggggctgtgctgTTGTGGGGCTGTTtatattcccaaaggccttgggaatctaattaaggtgcatggtatcaccaacaacaagaaaaacctgaacattctcaaaggaaatctgtcaatcccTGCCAAAATACTAAACGTTGGTCATGATtagatcattcatcaggtcaatgaacagATCcagttaaaaataaatatggtttactgactgcaaaatcaagcttcggccattgccatctcagtcccctgatttAAACTCCCcagaaaaacagtggggtgagtcaaagaggagaatgcacaagtgtggacttaggaatctggacgatctggggagcTTTTGTAAAGACCTACaaattgtgagcaacgtgtttttgttaaaatatttatttctttatgatttTTTCCTTATTCTCAAAacaaatttgcttcccttcaaggttggattttttcctatttgttttcattgtgagattacaataaatcaccaacagattagtTTTTATACCagattttagtcaactttagcacgaggtgccaataattctggagggtactgtatattgatattttaaacagaaagagCAAAGtgttagcctgacgtagtcatactcaattttagtcagaatatgagtcttatactgctccattgggacgtaattatggggcgtgtttcaaccgataaagggggggaatgcctctgcactcaattggatagacctaaccaatcagagcaacgaaatagcttaccgtgaggtgtaggaagaaaacacacaaaccatccttctccacaaatgccttaacattgttttctggtcttttatAAAAGTTGGTGCCAtcaataactcctagcctacaacactcattagcaaaATCTAAaagatacgtagtagggtaggctattaggaaaaaactgataaaaactgatcccctccgtttttaaaaataattctgttgaacagtgatatgctacaaacattgcaatgggcagtcgtggcctactagttagcgcttcggacttgtaaccggagggttgctggttcgaaccccgaccagtaggcacggctgaagtgcccttgagcaaggcatctaacccctcactgctccccgagcgccgctgttgttgcaggcagctcacagcaccgggattagtgtgcttcacctcactgtgtgctgagtgtctttcactaattcacggattggaataaatgcagtaaccaaatttccctcacgggatcaaaagagtatatatacttacttatactatacatgTTAAaaagctgggaaaggctgttgcaaatccctcgaacaggtggtcaatcagagatttcaaacgaacgagggaacatgtcgcaatgcaacagcgctgttttaccttgatgaaagtgaaaccacgggttttcccacatctcaactttggccaaattttcagaaataatcgttttcagtgataaaacctcattaaataatatgaattttccatatggggtcttaaaagccatgtatccttctagccacagcgtacATCCATAGCCTACCAATAGGCGTACAATAGACAATGCATGTGATTTTCTGCGGGCAGCCAGAATATCTGCCGTGTTAGCCTCTACTTCCACGAAACTATGTGTAGAAGGCTACGCAAACATGGCAAACTGGCTAAAAACAGGGACACTGTCCAAAAGGGCTAATTAAAGCGATCGAAGAAGAGAAGCGAGAGAAACCGAGCAGGAGACAGGTAACGATGGGATGGGGGGCAgaatgatgaaggtggagcGCGGGTGGATAAAAGAAAGGACGAGACAGAAAAGACTGCGCAAAGAAAACGAAAGTAGCCTATGATGAGGCAGGCCTATAGGCTTCACGTGGATTGGGAGACTACTATACCCAAAGCCACAGTGCGTGGTTTGCAGTGAGGTGCTACAGTATCTAACCAGTctaatgttgttctccacactgttttttttttttttttatcgtgAGCGTTCATAGACAGGTTGCACATttagattttgttatttgttatcatgtagggcggctaattaaacatgatgcctggaatgtgtctatagaatgtgttacttttcggatggtgggggtacgcgagccAAGTCGGCATGTAGAAGGTGGTCCCCGGtgaaagtttgggaaccgctggcCTAGATGACAAGCAAATTTATGATGGCCTGGACATGTGACTTGCTATCAATAACAATGAAATAGTTATAAACAATTCAGCTAAATGAAGCCTATGTCCAAAGCATTGCATCCTTTGCCACTCGTTGAGCTCCACTGCTCTGCTTATGTTGCTCCCGTTGTCCGTTGTTATGGCAACGAGTCCCTTTTTGTTAAGCCCCCAACTAGCTAGGCAGGGCATTGTGCACCATCATGCAGAGCTTCGGCGATATATGTTCGCCGGTCGGAAAGTCACTTATTTCTGCCCGTGATCTATTTTCGCCCttttgcatgtatgtgtcaattaatttctatacaaacggCGGATtactaaagaaacgcaagcacccaccccatacgtgtatttaaattagctatatgtaccaaaaatgacattgtacagtgactcgaagagctgtaaacactgttgtaaggctgcgtgtacaaaactgcttagagctccagtggaattttgatttcacaatTGAGAATTCTtggtctaaccgttgatgtgccgagtGAGtgagcacccaccagcccagcaccaaaCTCCGAGCACGGTAAACAAAATCTGTGTCCGCcatgtttgaaagtttgtagtgctgGGAGCGTGAACGTGCACTGCATACGCAAGGGGTGCAGTTGAGCAACGCGAGAGAGCTGCGGCTGTCTGAACACAGAAGAACAAGTGGCTTATAAAATGGTCCATTATTAAATATGTTAAATCGCCGAAATATTGCCCAGCCCTACTGGAGTGGGAGAATTTTTAAGTGGAGCGGGGAGCGAAATTGAGCGGTGCGAAATTGAGCGGTGTGAATTTGAGCGGAGACGCGGCCGAGTGAATagccacctgagcgaggagcgggatattcgcaccgctcagctccgctcactagctctgggcCTAAATGAACTAAATTCCATAGCCTAGGTTAGccttagcctattattattatttgctgcTGTGCGGCCATTGCATCACTTGCATTACGCACACTGACATGAAATATGTATCTCACTCCAAAACAACACTGTTATTCATAAAAGTATCACTACTAATACAATTGGGTATTGTGACGTTTTTAATTTTagggtattgcgatacttttgtaGCATCGGTGCACTGTGCAACactaatgcatacacacatgctgtgtttacacacacactctaaaaaaaaaaacctctattCTACCATTCTAGTGTTATTCTAGGGATCTTGTTCTAGAGTTATTGTTGAACCCTGCCCTCATATTTAGCTcacaatgttttgctgaaacCATAGTCTGAAGGATTTAAAACCTACATAGTAGCTGTTGTATGTCTGTTTGAAACATGTAAACTTTCTAAAAGTATTTGACATTCTTTTTACAGGTTCATTTCTGCAGGGAACCTTCAAGCTAGGATTTCCTCTGTGGGTATATGCCATGAGTCATGAAGAACAAACTGCTGAACGGGCAGTTTTGTCCTGGGCTAGGTTTGCCTCAGCGGGACAGACTGCCCTTATAGAAGCGTTGCGTGTGTTTAACCCTATATCGAAGGATATGTCTGACACTGAGCAACAAATGGTGTCTTTTCTGCAGGAACTCCGTGAGGAAGGTCACAAACCCACAGTTTTGAAAAGCAAAGATGTGTATGGGTACAGATCCTGCACAACAGAGCCTCTCACATCAGAAGCTATGGCTAGAGCTCAATGCAAGATATCAAAGccttctaaaaagagaggccGCAAACCTCtagtaaaaaagaaagaagtaaACTATGCACTGCTAAGCTCAGCAGCGAAAGTCATTCTGAAAAACCAACCCAAAATTTTGCTGACAAACCTTTCAGCTGATGCTcttaagcacacagtgaactgcaGAGAACATCTTCGGATGGGAATACCCTCTCAGACTCAATGTCTAAAGCTGACTAATATACAGGGGTTGTCAGGAGGCCCCACTGCAAGACTGCAGATCCACCTGGACACGTACACGATGGCTCGATCTACTATTTGCCCCCCTAGTTTGTCAGGTATTCCTTGTCAGCCTTTGAGGACTACAGGCCAACCCACAACAGTTGTATCTTTGAACAACAGACATGTGCAATCCCGACCTGTGAGGACTGACATGACTCTCATTGGAGATTCTGCTCCCTTCATTGTTCAGAATGGCATTCATTTGAAAGAAAACCATAATTGCAGTAATGACCTAGATTGGAGGACCAAGAAGTCAGTGAAGATTATCGGATGTCATGAGTGCGTGCCTGGGTCCCACTCTTTGCTGACAAACAATTGTGAACTTGGGCAGACTGATAATAGTCTCCTCTGGAAAGTTATCAAAGTGGATGACTCATTCACAGATGAAGAGGTCAGGAGGAAGGCACAACAAATTTTTCAAGTTAATTTATCACCAGTTATACAGATTCAACCGCTCATTGTCCATCCTGTATAGAACAGTAACTATAGTATCTATTTTTTTCTTGGCTGTGCTCATGGCTGTCATTGTGAAAATATTTTATGGCGAACATTATAAAGTGACATTGCAAAGAACAGGCATGTACTCTGGTGAGCTTTACTGCTGATAAGAATTCAAGGTGGGATTGAAGATTTTTTGTGAGGCAGTGTTCAGAACATCCTTGATTCCCTCATTCCCTTGTCAAAATGGATGACTGTTAATATGAAGTCCATAAGATTTGAGAGGGTTTGGTGTGTACTACTGACAAAAAGTGATACTTTTGTTTCTTTTGTGTCAAAGGGAGTTCCTCTTAGCTGTCTAATACCTATCTGTTCTATGCCACTCAATTGCCCTGGAGGCCACTCCATTTTGTATGATATTTGGCTATTTGTACATAATCTTCCTATTGGTTTGTTGATTGGAAGCACTTTTATATTAAGTTGATTTTTAGCTCGTCTTCAACTGCCTTACATTTTTGATGTggacaaatacatttttaagcCTGTGTTTTCATCTGCATTATAGTTATAAAAGGGgtctcttttttgtttgtttcagttGTCACCACCCTCTGTCCCCAACAAATGTGATTTTGTTtgtgtctataatcatgtagaTACAAAGTGTGAAGACTGCCCTCTTACAGCTTACATCAACAaattaaaattgattttttttatgccAACATCCTCTTAATTGTTAACAATTCAATTTCTTTATTGGTTCGTTGGTCTATGATGCGATTGTAGTAGAGGTTAAATGGCAGCATTATCGCTGGATAATTTAATGATCTGCTTAACTTATGTACATACACAGTTTAGAACTATAGGAGGAGCCTAGGGTTTTCTGCAAGGACATGGAaatcctttttttgtttgttgaaaGTGGCATGTCTACAAAAAGCATTTTCACCAATAAACTATTTGGAATTACTATAAGACATATATTTGGGAACTTTTGGAGACAAAAAAACTATCATGCTCAGTTACTTTGGCTTACACGATCTTGTATTTGGTCTTGAGTTTTGTGGCTGAAGACGAACACTTGTTATGAGGTTTTAATTAGTGCCAGTGTCCACTTGTAGGCAAACTCCATAGAATGgtttagaccattttttttttttgccagcgATTAACTTTTGTTCGTTTTTGTTATATTTTCTGTAGTTATTTATTTCTAGGAAGGGCATGTATGGACACTTGAAACTGGTGAAACATTAAATTAGCTCAAAGCCCTTTAACAGTGTATTATTAAATAGTAcatttctggaaaaaaaaattcagaATTCTTCCCTATTTCCGCTCATCTCCCATACAGTCTCATAGTTGAGTCTGTGAGAAAGTTTTGATGAACTTGTCAGTGttgtacatttgttttaagtgttCAGAGACTAATTAAAATTCATATGAAAAATGTGGTGGTATGGGGAAATTACTGCAAATGACTGTTCATTCTACCACCGAGGTACCACAAATCAGTCTCAACTGCAATTTCTTTCTGCAGAGATGATGGACAACCTCAATTTATGAAGTGTATGACATCACAGGATATCCTATATATCAGTCATAAAGATGGATAGCTTTGTGGGAAAACATCTGATAAGTGAATAGATATGGTTTGGACTGTATGATGTAAACTGGCTTTATGCTGGCTCTCCTAAATTGGGTAGGAAAAAACCCAACCTTAAAATGAAATTTATCTCATATGGTAGGGACTGTAATGCATTGCGAGTTTTGTGGTTAAATTAACTGCACATTATGTCTAAAAGGttgttcacaccaggaacgataactataatgaTAAAAGCATCCACACTGTCCAACGATAAGGAAGGTCTCCCAATGTTAATGAATTATATGGCTAAAATGTGATGGATACTGATTGGCTCTCAGCTGTTTGtcgttctcaaaatcgctctgaaagtgatccctgATGATTTTGTTCTTcatgttatcgttatagttgtcgttcttggtgtgaatggcccaATAACATTGTACTGCATTGCAAATTGTAGGTTGTTAGGTTAAATGAACTGCATTTCATTTCTAAGTGCAATTTGCAACATTCACATAGGATTATACACTAAATTAGTCGAAGGTATAAGTATAGTTACAGCTATGCTCATAAGTTTACTTACCCTGGCAGAATTTGTAAAATGTGTACCATTCTTTTAAGAAACCACAAGGAATCTGGCAAAACACATTACTTTTGTTTAAATGGGATTTAGTTGCTCTACAACGGAATAATTCCAGAccaaacttcccgacctcaaataaTGTGGGGAGGGCTAGGTCGGCTGGCATCCAAGCTAGGAATAAGCATGACTTAAGTGGAATGGGAATATTGTCATTATTCCCAATAAATCCAGAATATGATGTGCATTGAAACTCTAATCGGATTCGTAATGTGCGAGTTAAGTCAGTATTGCATTGTCCCAGCCCACTGACTCCAACCACTAATGTTAGTCGAAGTTCTGTATGGATTCATTCATGGCATATATACAATGcgaataaactagatgtaccacaaaacggtacaaaatatgaccgccgctcagtccaggggcctgttgcacaaaactagggtaagggattaagccaggatatcttggttatcctggctcaatttaacGTGATccggttgcacaaaagcagGATGGGGGGCAataggatatgttatggtataagttaccatggagaTTTATTCTATGgcgctagcctgctccagaccaggctaagttccagaatctatttaatctcatcccttatctcagtcagcagtcactacaaacggaaaccaatagttattccactgcccactacacattgttataacatataactaaataaacaaaaataaatcacgcttgtcaatttgtctccatcccctactcttgtaacttttgtgtatgtgtgtgcataggtgCATTTGCttttatatgtgtgcttctctctgtGGGTGGTTGCTTGtaagtgtgtttatgggataaTG
Above is a genomic segment from Alosa sapidissima isolate fAloSap1 chromosome 4, fAloSap1.pri, whole genome shotgun sequence containing:
- the ccdc71 gene encoding coiled-coil domain-containing protein 71 — its product is MSHEEQTAERAVLSWARFASAGQTALIEALRVFNPISKDMSDTEQQMVSFLQELREEGHKPTVLKSKDVYGYRSCTTEPLTSEAMARAQCKISKPSKKRGRKPLVKKKEVNYALLSSAAKVILKNQPKILLTNLSADALKHTVNCREHLRMGIPSQTQCLKLTNIQGLSGGPTARLQIHLDTYTMARSTICPPSLSGIPCQPLRTTGQPTTVVSLNNRHVQSRPVRTDMTLIGDSAPFIVQNGIHLKENHNCSNDLDWRTKKSVKIIGCHECVPGSHSLLTNNCELGQTDNSLLWKVIKVDDSFTDEEVRRKAQQIFQVNLSPVIQIQPLIVHPV